From the Astatotilapia calliptera chromosome 6, fAstCal1.2, whole genome shotgun sequence genome, one window contains:
- the LOC113024448 gene encoding cytochrome P450 3A40 isoform X2 — translation MGYFFFLSAETWTLLAALVTLLFVYSCWTYGTFKRLGVPGPSPIPFFGTMLAYRKGFFNFDEECHKKYGKMWGIFDGRQPVLCITDPAMVKTILIKECYSFFTNRRNFRLNGPLYDAVSIAEDDQWRRIRSVLSPSFTSGRLKEMFDIMKQHSAVLISSMKKKADKDEPLELKEFFGPYSMDVVTSTAFSVDIDSLNNPSDPFVTNIKKMLKFDFFNPIFLTVAFFPFMGPILEKLEFSFFPASVTDFFYAALQKIKIDRETSKQKTRVDFLQLMIDSQQNNNSKQDKGLTDHEILSQAMIFLFAGYETTSSSLTFLSYNLATNPQVMKKLQEEVDATFPNKAPIQYQELMQMEYLDCVINESLRLFPIASRLERVAKASVEINGFVIPKGMVVVVPTWPMHRDPEIWPEPEKFKPERFSKENKETIDPYSYMPFGAGPRNCIGMRFALVVMKLAIVEILQRYSFSVCKETEIPFELDIQGLLQPKRPIKLKLVPRS, via the exons ATGGggtacttcttcttcttgtccgCAGAGACATGGACCCTGCTGGCTGCCCTCGTCACGCTGCTGTTTGT GTATTCCTGCTGGACATATGGGACATTTAAGAGATTAGGCGTCCCTGGGCCCTCACCTATCCCATTTTTTGGCACCATGTTGGCATATAGAAAG GGATTTTTTAACTTTGATGAAGAGTGTCATAAGAAATATGGGAAAATGTGGGG CATTTTTGATGGCCGTCAGCCCGTGTTGTGTATCACTGATCCCGCCATggtaaaaactatcctgatAAAGGAGTGTTACTCTTTCTTCACAAACCGCAGG AATTTCCGTCTGAATGGGCCGCTGTACGATGCTGTGTCCATTGCAGAGGATGATCAGTGGAGGAGGATCCGCAGCGTCCTTTCTCCCTCCTTCACCTCTGGGAGATTGAAAGAG ATGTTTGACATCATGAAGCAGCATTCAGCCGTCCTGATCAGCagcatgaaaaagaaagcagaTAAAGATGAACCTCTAGAGCTGAAAGA GTTTTTCGGACCCTACAGTATGGATGTGGTAACCAGCACCGCCTTCAGTGTGGACATCGACTCTCTCAACAACCCCTCAGATCCTTTTGTCACGAACATCAAAAAGATGCTGAAATTTGACTTTTTCAACCCCATCTTCCTCACTGTTG CCTTCTTTCCTTTCATGGGTCCCATATTGGAAAAATTggagttttcctttttccctgcATCTGTGACAGACTTCTTTTACGCTGCACTACAGAAGATCAAGATTGATCGAGAGACCAGCAAACAAAAG ACTCGAGTGGACTTCCTCCAGCTAATGATCGACTCTCAGCAAAATAATAATTCCAAACAGGATAAAG GTCTGACAGATCATGAGATCCTTTCCCAAGCAATGATTTTCCTCTTTGCTGGCTATGAAACGACCAGCAGCTCTCTCACTTTCTTGTCTTACAATTTGGCAACAAACCCTCAGGTGATGAAAAAGCTGCAGGAGGAGGTGGATGCAACCTTCCCTAACAAG GCTCCCATCCAGTACCAGGAACTAATGCAGATGGAGTATCTCGACTGTGTCATCAATGAGTCTCTCCGATTGTTCCCCATTGCTTCACGTTTGGAGCGTGTGGCCAAGGCCAGTGTGGAGATAAATGGCTTTGTGATTCCAAAAGGTATGGTTGTCGTGGTACCCACCTGGCCGATGCACCGGGACCCCGAGATTTGGCCTGAACCAGAGAAATTCAAACCTGAGAG gTTCAGCAAGGAAAACAAGGAGACAATTGATCCGTACAGCTACATGCCTTTTGGAGCAGGCCCGAGGAACTGCATTGGGATGCGATTTGCTCTGGTTGTGATGAAACTTGCAATAGTGGAGATCCTCCAGAGGTACAGCTTCTCTGTGTGTAAGGAGACCGAG ATCCCCTTTGAGTTGGACATCCAGGGTCTGCTACAACCAAAACGACCAATCAAACTGAAGCTGGTGCCACGTTCTTAA
- the LOC113024448 gene encoding cytochrome P450 3A40 isoform X1 has translation MAYFFFLSAETWTLLAALITLLFVYSCWTYGTFKRLGVPGPSPIPFFGTMLKYRKGFFNFDEESYKKYGKMWGIFDGRQPVLCITDPAMVKTILIKECYSFFTNRRNFRLNGPLYDAVSIAEDDQWRRIRSVLSPSFTSGRLKEMFDIMKQHSAVLISSMKKKADKDEPLELKEFFGPYSMDVVTSTAFSVDIDSLNNPSDPFVTNIKKMLKFDFFNPIFLTVAFFPFMGPILEKLEFSFFPASVTDFFYAALQKIKIDRETSKQKTRVDFLQLMIDSQQNNNSKQDKGLTDHEILSQAMIFLFAGYETTSSSLTFLSYNLATNPQVMKKLQEEVDATFPNKAPIQYQELMQMEYLDCVINESLRLFPIASRLERVAKASVEINGFVIPKGMVVVVPTWPMHRDPEIWPEPEKFKPERFSKENKETIDPYSYMPFGAGPRNCIGMRFALVVMKLAIVEILQRYSFSVCKETEIPFELDIQGLLQPKRPIKLKLVPRS, from the exons ATGGcgtacttcttcttcttgtccgCAGAGACGTGGACCCTGCTGGCTGCCCTCATCACGCTGCTGTTTGT GTATTCCTGCTGGACATATGGGACATTTAAGAGACTGGGAGTCCCTGGGCCCTCACCTATCCCATTTTTTGGCACCATGTTGAAATATAGAAAG GGATTTTTTAACTTTGATGAagaaagttataagaaatatGGGAAAATGTGGGG CATTTTTGATGGCCGTCAGCCCGTGTTGTGTATCACTGATCCCGCCATggtaaaaactatcctgatAAAGGAGTGTTACTCTTTCTTCACAAACCGCAGG AATTTCCGTCTGAATGGGCCGCTGTACGATGCTGTGTCCATTGCAGAGGATGATCAGTGGAGGAGGATCCGCAGCGTCCTTTCTCCCTCCTTCACCTCTGGGAGATTGAAAGAG ATGTTTGACATCATGAAGCAGCATTCAGCCGTCCTGATCAGCagcatgaaaaagaaagcagaTAAAGATGAACCTCTAGAGCTGAAAGA GTTTTTCGGACCCTACAGTATGGATGTGGTAACCAGCACCGCCTTCAGTGTGGACATCGACTCTCTCAACAACCCCTCAGATCCTTTTGTCACGAACATCAAAAAGATGCTGAAATTTGACTTTTTCAACCCCATCTTCCTCACTGTTG CCTTCTTTCCTTTCATGGGTCCCATATTGGAAAAATTggagttttcctttttccctgcATCTGTGACAGACTTCTTTTACGCTGCACTACAGAAGATCAAGATTGATCGAGAGACCAGCAAACAAAAG ACTCGAGTGGACTTCCTCCAGCTAATGATCGACTCTCAGCAAAATAATAATTCCAAACAGGATAAAG GTCTGACAGATCATGAGATCCTTTCCCAAGCAATGATTTTCCTCTTTGCTGGCTATGAAACGACCAGCAGCTCTCTCACTTTCTTGTCTTACAATTTGGCAACAAACCCTCAGGTGATGAAAAAGCTGCAGGAGGAGGTGGATGCAACCTTCCCTAACAAG GCTCCCATCCAGTACCAGGAACTAATGCAGATGGAGTATCTCGACTGTGTCATCAATGAGTCTCTCCGATTGTTCCCCATTGCTTCACGTTTGGAGCGTGTGGCCAAGGCCAGTGTGGAGATAAATGGCTTTGTGATTCCAAAAGGTATGGTTGTCGTGGTACCCACCTGGCCGATGCACCGGGACCCCGAGATTTGGCCTGAACCAGAGAAATTCAAACCTGAGAG gTTCAGCAAGGAAAACAAGGAGACAATTGATCCGTACAGCTACATGCCTTTTGGAGCAGGCCCGAGGAACTGCATTGGGATGCGATTTGCTCTGGTTGTGATGAAACTTGCAATAGTGGAGATCCTCCAGAGGTACAGCTTCTCTGTGTGTAAGGAGACCGAG ATCCCCTTTGAGTTGGACATCCAGGGTCTGCTACAACCAAAACGACCAATCAAACTGAAGCTGGTGCCACGTTCTTAA
- the LOC113024447 gene encoding cytochrome P450 3A30-like, with translation MGFVLFFSLQTWILLITFICIFVMYGHWTFGIFEKMGIPGPKPVMYWGTIARHNRVHYLDDYECAQKYGRIWGVYEFRKPMLAVMDPDMLKTILVKECFTYFTNRRNFRLNGDLYDAVSLAEDDQWRRIRNILSPSFTSGHLKEMFSIMKHHSHKLTDSLQSKAHNDEVIIVKDFFGSYSIDVMASCIFSVDFDSIKNPSNPFITHANQMFKFSILLYIFQACFPIFLPLLECLGVSLFPKSSTAFLKSVAEKVKAERISSSQASDDMLQHLIKCQTASENDKEKKHKGLTEHEIISQVTMFVFAGYETSAIALVFLAYSLARNPEIMKRLQSEIDSTFPNKGPVEYEALMQMEYLDSVVSECLRLYPSIPRLERVAKETVKISEITIPKGMLVMVPVYALHRDPELWPEPEEFKPDRFSKENKQNINPYTYLPFGAGPRSCMGTRFALMMVKLAMVEVLQNFSFSVCKETEIPLEMDVAGFVSPVRPIKLKLKMRSISSANVDPCN, from the exons AtgggttttgttcttttcttctctttgcaAACATGGATACTGCTGATCACATTTATCTGCATATTTGTTAT GTACGGCCACTGGACCTTTGGTATATTTGAGAAGATGGGGATCCCGGGTCCAAAGCCAGTCATGTACTGGGGAACAATAGCCAGGCACAACCGT GTTCACTACTTAGATGACTACGAATGTGCTCAAAAGTATGGGAGGATATGGGG TGTGTATGAGTTCAGGAAACCCATGCTGGCTGTGATGGATCCTGATATGCTGAAAACCATCCTGGTGAAGGAGTGCTTCACCTACTTTACCAACCGCAGA AACTTTCGTCTGAATGGAGATCTCTATGACGCAGTGTCTCTGGCTGAGGATGATCAGTGGAGACGGATTCGTAAcatcctctctccctccttcacCTCTGGCCATCTAAAAGAA ATGTTTAGCATCATGAAGCATCATTCGCACAAACTGACAGACAGCCTGCAGTCCAAGGCGCACAATGATGAGGTCATTAttgtgaaaga CTTCTTTGGATCCTACAGCATTGACGTGATGGCAAGCTGTATATTCAGTGTGGATTTTGACTCAATCAAGAACCCTTCAAATCCCTTCATCACCCACGCAAACCAGATGTTTAAATTTTCCattcttctttatatttttcaag catgctttccaatttttcttcctctcctggaGTGCCTGGGTGTCTCCTTGTTCCCCAAGTCTTCTACCGCTTTCTTAAAGTCAGTTGCGGAGAAGGTCAAAGCCGAACGCATCAGCTCGTCCCAG GCTTCAGATGATATGCTTCAGCATTTGATCAAGTGTCAGACAGCCAgtgaaaatgacaaagaaaagaagcatAAGG GTCTTACTGAACACGAGATAATTTCCCAAGTGaccatgtttgtgtttgctggcTACGAGACGAGTGCCATCGCTCTTGTTTTTTTAGCGTACAGTTTGGCACGAAATCCTGAAATCATGAAACGCCTTCAAAGTGAAATAGACTCCACTTTCCCAAACAAG GGTCCAGTTGAGTATGAAGCTCTGATGCAGATGGAGTACCTGGACAGTGTGGTCAGTGAGTGTCTGAG GCTGTACCCCTCAATTCCACGTCTGGAACGAGTGGCtaaagaaactgtaaaaatcAGTGAAATCACAATCCCAAAGGGCATGCTTGTTATGGTTCCAGTCTACGCTCTGCACCGTGACCCGGAGCTGTGGCCAGAGCCAGAGGAGTTCAAACCTGACAG atttagtaaagaaaacaagcagaacatCAACCCGTATACTTACCTTCCATTTGGGGCTGGGCCAAGGAGCTGCATGGGGACGCGATTTGCTCTGATGATGGTTAAACTGGCCATGGTGGAAGTTTTGCAGAACTTCAGCTTCTCAGTCTGCAAAGAAACAGAG ATCCCCTTAGAGATGGATGTTGCAGGCTTTGTCTCTCCGGTTCGACCAATCAAACTAAAGCTGAAGATGCGTTCCATCAGCTCAGCAAATGTGGATCCATGTAACTAG
- the LOC113024448 gene encoding cytochrome P450 3A40 isoform X3, which yields MGYFFFLSAETWTLLAALVTLLFVYSCWTYGTFKRLGVPGPSPIPFFGTMLAYRKGFFNFDEECHKKYGKMWGIFDGRQPVLCITDPAMIKTILIKECYSFFTNRRNFRLNGPLYDAVTVAEDDQWRRIRSVLSPSFTSGRLKEMFDIMKQHSAVLISSMKKKADKDEPLEMKEFFGPYSMDVVTSTAFSVDIDSLNNPSDPFVTNIKKMLKFDLFSPIVLTVAVFPFMIPILEKLEFSFFPASVTDFFYAALQKIKIDRETSKQKTRVDFLQLMIDSQQNNDSKQDKGLTDHEILSQAMTFLFAGYETTSSSLTFLSYNLATNPQVMKKLQEEVDATFPNKAPIQYQELMQMEYLDCVINESLRLFPIASRLERVAKASVEINGFVIPKGMVVMVPTWPMHRDPEIWPEPEKFKPERFSKENKETIDPYSYMPFGAGPRNCIGMRFALVVMKLAIVEILQRYSFSVCKETEIPIELDIQGLLQPKRPIKLKLVPRS from the exons ATGGggtacttcttcttcttgtccgCAGAGACATGGACCCTGCTGGCTGCCCTCGTCACGCTGCTGTTTGT GTATTCCTGCTGGACATATGGGACATTTAAGAGATTAGGCGTCCCTGGGCCCTCACCTATCCCATTTTTTGGCACCATGTTGGCATATAGAAAG GGATTTTTTAACTTTGATGAAGAGTGTCATAAGAAATATGGGAAAATGTGGGG CATTTTTGATGGCCGTCAGCCCGTGTTGTGTATCACTGATCCTGCTATGATAAAAACTATCCTGATAAAGGAGTGTTACTCTTTCTTCACAAACCGCAGG AATTTCCGTCTGAATGGGCCGCTGTACGATGCTGTGACAGTTGCAGAGGATGATCAGTGGAGGAGGATCCGCAGCGTCCTTTCTCCCTCCTTCACCTCTGGGAGATTGAAAGAG ATGTTTGACATCATGAAGCAGCATTCAGCTGTCCTGATCAGCagcatgaaaaagaaagcagaTAAAGATGAACCTCTAGAGATGAAAGA GTTTTTCGGACCCTACAGTATGGATGTGGTAACCAGCACCGCCTTCAGTGTGGACATCGACTCTCTCAACAACCCCTCAGATCCTTTTGTCACGAACATCAAAAAGATGCTGAAATTTGACCTTTTCAGCCCCATCGTCCTCACTGTtg CCGTCTTTCCCTTCATGATTCCCATATTGGAAAAATTggagttttcctttttccctgcATCTGTGACAGACTTCTTTTACGCTGCACTACAGAAGATCAAGATTGATCGAGAGACCAGCAAACAAAAG ACTCGAGTGGACTTCCTCCAGCTAATGATCGACTCTCAGCAAAATAATGATTCCAAACAGGATAAAG GTCTGACAGATCATGAGATCCTTTCCCAAGCGATGACTTTCCTCTTTGCTGGCTATGAAACGACCAGCAGCTCTCTCACTTTCTTGTCTTACAATTTGGCAACAAACCCTCAGGTGATGAAAAAGCTGCAGGAGGAGGTGGATGCAACCTTCCCTAACAAG GCTCCCATCCAGTACCAGGAACTAATGCAGATGGAGTATCTCGACTGTGTCATCAATGAGTCTCTCCGATTGTTCCCCATTGCTTCACGTTTGGAGCGTGTGGCCAAGGCCAGTGTGGAGATAAATGGCTTTGTGATTCCAAAAGGTATGGTTGTCATGGTACCCACCTGGCCGATGCACCGGGACCCCGAGATTTGGCCTGAACCAGAGAAATTCAAACCTGAGAG gTTCAGCAAGGAAAACAAGGAGACAATTGATCCATACAGCTACATGCCTTTTGGAGCAGGCCCGAGGAACTGCATTGGGATGCGATTTGCTCTGGTTGTGATGAAACTTGCAATAGTGGAGATCCTCCAGAGGTACAGCTTCTCTGTGTGTAAGGAGACCGAG ATCCCCATTGAACTGGACATCCAGGGTCTGCTACAACCAAAACGACCAATCAAACTGAAGCTGGTGCCACGTTCTTAA